One window from the genome of Magnolia sinica isolate HGM2019 chromosome 4, MsV1, whole genome shotgun sequence encodes:
- the LOC131242454 gene encoding uncharacterized protein LOC131242454 isoform X4, giving the protein MESMPVNWEALDSLVINFAKSENLLEDSSSSSSSASSPSSSSYRSRLLIRQIRRSLEIGDIDSAIDLLRIHAPAVLHDHRLLFRLQKQKFIELLRRGTASDRDSAIQCLRTALAPCALDAYPEAYEEFKHVLLAFIFDKEDQTSPVANEWSEKRRYDIAGLLSSVLRAHLQAYDPIFSMTLRYLISIHKGFCFRQGVSSPISDLTERLLLEERDPPATPQESLYEAPPFDEVDIQALAHAVELTRQGAVDSLRFAKGDLFQAFQNELCQIKLDVPMLDELVHEYCVYRGIVDGGLALPSAAGLQTPTRSSKVYQADLGSSSSRDCSSFNMDCGTGRNSDGETSVNNVDMEGSQEATTDAVSTRGHDVELRYAHEVAGNRDDCSTSETHQSGTCGRRSPRSRSHATGERSRRKRWRGRVERLEVTPDFSFVETSKQELVAPTPESNASRLEEEQVTTKHSVIVNVENGEDHKYDIVLEMRELAHKGMAAEVVEEVNAMDPNFFEQNPVLLFQLKQVEFLKLVNCGDHSRALRVACSYLGPLAASNPALLKPLKETLLALLRPNEDAIAKGIPLSVLATSLQVVILLN; this is encoded by the exons atggAATCGATGCCTGTAAATTGGGAAGCTCTCGATTCTCTGGTGATAAACTTCGCGAAATCTGAGAACCTTCTAGAAGATTCTTCATCCTCTTCCTCCTCTGCCTCTTCTCCCTCCTCTTCTTCTTACCGCTCCCGTCTTCTCATCCGTCAGATCAGACGATCCCTTGAGATCGGAGACATCGATTCCGCCATCGATCTCCTCCGTATCCACGCCCCTGCCGTCCTTCACGACCACCGCCTCCTCTTCCGATTGCAGAAACag AAATTCATTGAGCTTTTGAGGAGAGGGACCGCCAGCGATCGTGATTCTGCCATCCAGTGCCTGCGGACAGCTCTCGCTCCGTGCGCTCTTGATGCATATCCG GAAGCATACGAGGAGTTTAAGCACGTGCTGCTTGCATTTATATTTGACAAAGAAGATCAAACATCTCCTGTGGCAAATGAG TGGTCTGAGAAAAGGAGGTATGATATTGCAGGATTACTATCTTCAGTCCTAAGAGCTCACTTACAGGCCTATGACCCTATCTTTTCAATGACCTTGAGGTATTTGATAAG CATACATAAAGGATTCTGCTTTCGTCAAGGAGTTTCATCACCAATTTCAGATCTCACTGAAAGGTTGCTTCTTGAGGAGCGAGACCCACCTGCAACTCCCCAGGAGAGTCTTTATGAGGCACCTCCATTTGATGAG GTTGATATACAAGCCCTTGCACATGCCGTGGAGCTAACAAGACAAGGGGCAGTCGACAGCTTGAGATTTGCTAAAGGAGATCTATTTCAGGCATTTCag AATGAATTGTGCCAGATAAAACTTGATGTTCCAATGCTTGATGAGCTTGTTCACGAGTACTGTGTTTATAGGGGAATTGTGGATGGTGGCCTTGCACTACCATCAG CAGCAGGACTGCAAACCCCTACCAGATCCTCAAAAGTGTACCAGGCGGATCTTGGATCAAGCTCTTCGAGAGATTGCTCTTCTTTCAACATGGATTGTGGAACTGGTAGAAACTCAGATGGTGAAACCTCTGTTAATAATGTTGACATGGAAGGTTCTCAAGAAGCTACTACTGATGCTGTCAGCACTCGAGGCCATGATGTCGAATTGAGATATGCACATGAGGTAGCAGGCAACCGGGATGATTGCAGCACCAGTGAAACACATCAGTCTGGAACTTGTGGTAGAAGGTCCCCAAGAAGCAGAAGTCATGCAACTGGAGAAAGGAGCAGGCGcaagagatggagagggagagttgaGAGGCTAGAAGTCACTCCTGATTTTTCCTTTGTTGAAACCAGTAAACAAGAACTTGTTGCTCCAACTCCGGAATCCAATGCAAGTAGATTGGAGGAAGAGCAG GTCACCACAAAACATTCTGTTATAGTGAATGTTGAAAATGGGGAGGACCATAAGTATGATATTGTTCTAGAGATGAGGGAACTTGCTCATAAGGGAATGGCTGCAGAGGTCGTAGAAGAAGTAAATGCAATGGATCCCAATTTTTTTGAACAAAATCCTGTACTACTGTTCCAACTTAAACAG GTtgaatttcttaaactggtcaaCTGCGGCGATCATTCTAGGGCTCTAAGGGTGGCATGCTCTTATTTAGGTCCTCTGGCAGCGAGCAATCCAGCTTTGTTGAAGCCTTTGAAAGAGACTTTGTTGGCTTTGCTTAGGCCCAATGAAGATGCAATTGCCAAAGGCATACCCTTATCCGTTCTCGCAACTTCGCTCCAG